One Stenotrophomonas oahuensis genomic region harbors:
- a CDS encoding DUF3574 domain-containing protein, whose translation MKAHVLLLALILTAAGCATTSGPTTRPAEPAAVTATLQGDAARPDAAAGWVRSELYFGVGEESGASERKQTDAITETQWREFLDKQVTPRFPDGLTVFDAYGQWLFRGAKEPNRLRTKVLVVLHENTPQRRADIEAIRLAWKQATGHQSVLWAQQAVEVSF comes from the coding sequence ATGAAAGCCCATGTTCTGCTGCTCGCCCTCATCCTCACCGCCGCCGGCTGCGCAACCACATCGGGCCCGACGACCCGGCCGGCGGAACCCGCGGCCGTCACCGCTACCCTGCAGGGCGACGCCGCACGTCCCGACGCCGCCGCAGGCTGGGTGCGCAGCGAGCTGTACTTCGGCGTGGGCGAAGAGAGCGGGGCATCCGAGCGCAAGCAGACCGATGCGATCACCGAAACGCAGTGGCGCGAGTTCCTCGACAAGCAGGTCACGCCGCGCTTCCCTGATGGCCTGACCGTGTTCGATGCCTACGGCCAGTGGCTGTTCCGTGGCGCGAAAGAACCCAACCGCCTGCGCACCAAGGTGCTGGTGGTGCTGCATGAGAACACCCCGCAGCGTCGCGCCGACATCGAGGCGATCCGGCTGGCGTGGAAGCAGGCCACGGGACACCAGAGTGTGCTGTGGGCGCAGCAGGCGGTGGAAGTTTCGTTTTAA
- a CDS encoding TonB-dependent receptor plug domain-containing protein: MSRPSASRLGLAIALVLPAPLLAQDLHAQDAPASATTLDTVIVTGTRAIDRTVLESTSPVDVLTAEDIRKAGVVNGELGSALQTLLPSFNFPRQSNSGGADHVRAAQLRGLSPDQVLVLVNGKRRHTSALVNTDSKIGKGTTPVDFNSIPVSAISRIEVLRDGAGALYGSDAVAGVINVILDNAPEGGAIEASFGAHHTDLKPIDRTITDGQTSFFSAKVGTGLGDNGGFLRVGLELKNREGTNRAGFDQIPPWDQSDTNLALQGQRNYVLGDGKTKDLNAWINSELPFGETSKFYFFSTFNQRDSEGANYFRYPDSDANWTEVYPNGYRPISEGENRDVQAVAGAKGQWGEWNYDASLDYGFNTFTYRLRNSLNASLGPTSPTTFKTGDYRNELTVGNFDLGRVFTQGNNSHSLGLGLEARRDHYQTRPGDAASYAAGPYTDRPTGSQAGGGLTPQDATSLSRDVASAYASLSSTFGDHFSSDLAARYEHSDDYGGELTGKLGLRYEFTPAFALRGAISNNFRAPSLAQIGYESTSTGYNAAGQLVQGRTLSVNNPIARGLGATDLKPEKSINTSLGFTSRIGDHFDVSLDFYQIDIDDRIALSESITGDALTDYVQQQFGVAGLQSASFFVNAADTRTRGAELVSNWRQSLGGGELVLTGTYAYNKTTLKNVLATPANLLALDPDYVLFGLEETNTLTDATPRTRGSLAAAWNNDRWALNSRLTRYGSATRVFNFGDGYIPRQTYGAEWQLDAEVEFKITPQWSVALGGQNLTDNYSDLSNEDIYYFGNLPYDVLSPIGSNGAYYYGRVRYTF; encoded by the coding sequence ATGTCCCGCCCGTCCGCGTCACGCCTTGGCCTTGCCATTGCCCTGGTCCTTCCCGCTCCCCTGCTGGCCCAGGACCTTCACGCGCAGGACGCGCCGGCTTCGGCCACCACGCTGGACACGGTGATCGTCACCGGTACCCGCGCCATTGACCGCACCGTGCTGGAATCCACCTCACCGGTGGACGTGCTCACCGCTGAGGACATCCGCAAGGCCGGCGTGGTCAACGGCGAACTCGGCAGCGCCCTGCAGACCCTGCTGCCGTCGTTCAACTTCCCGCGCCAGTCCAACTCCGGTGGTGCCGACCATGTGCGCGCCGCGCAGCTGCGCGGTCTTTCGCCCGACCAGGTACTGGTGCTGGTGAACGGCAAGCGCCGCCACACCAGCGCGCTGGTCAATACCGACAGCAAGATCGGCAAGGGCACCACGCCGGTGGACTTCAACTCGATTCCGGTCAGCGCGATCTCGCGCATCGAAGTGCTGCGCGACGGTGCCGGCGCGCTGTATGGTTCCGATGCGGTGGCCGGGGTCATCAATGTGATCCTCGACAACGCGCCCGAAGGCGGTGCGATTGAAGCCAGCTTCGGCGCGCACCACACCGACCTGAAGCCGATTGACCGCACCATTACCGACGGCCAGACCAGCTTCTTCAGCGCCAAGGTCGGCACCGGGCTCGGTGACAACGGCGGCTTCCTGCGTGTGGGTCTGGAACTTAAGAACCGCGAAGGCACCAACCGCGCCGGCTTCGACCAGATTCCGCCGTGGGACCAGAGCGACACCAACCTTGCCCTGCAGGGCCAGCGCAACTACGTGCTGGGCGATGGCAAGACCAAGGATCTGAACGCCTGGATCAACAGCGAACTGCCGTTCGGTGAGACCTCGAAGTTCTACTTCTTCAGCACCTTCAACCAGCGCGACAGTGAAGGCGCGAACTACTTCCGCTACCCCGACAGCGATGCCAACTGGACAGAGGTCTATCCGAACGGCTACCGCCCGATTTCGGAAGGCGAGAACCGTGACGTGCAGGCCGTGGCCGGCGCGAAGGGCCAATGGGGCGAATGGAACTACGACGCCAGCCTGGACTACGGCTTCAACACCTTCACCTACCGCCTGCGCAATTCGCTCAACGCCTCGCTGGGCCCGACCAGCCCGACCACGTTCAAGACCGGCGACTACCGCAATGAACTGACCGTGGGCAACTTCGACCTGGGCCGGGTGTTCACCCAGGGCAACAACAGCCACAGCCTGGGCCTGGGCCTGGAAGCGCGCCGCGACCACTACCAGACCCGTCCGGGCGATGCAGCCAGCTACGCCGCGGGCCCGTACACCGACCGCCCGACCGGTTCGCAGGCCGGCGGAGGCTTGACCCCGCAGGATGCCACCTCGCTCTCGCGCGATGTCGCCAGCGCGTACGCCAGCCTGTCCAGCACCTTCGGTGACCACTTCTCCAGCGACCTGGCCGCACGCTATGAGCACAGCGACGACTACGGCGGCGAGCTGACCGGCAAGTTGGGCCTGCGTTATGAGTTCACCCCGGCGTTCGCGCTGCGCGGTGCCATCTCCAACAACTTCCGCGCGCCGTCACTGGCACAGATCGGCTATGAATCCACCTCCACCGGGTACAACGCTGCCGGCCAGCTGGTGCAGGGCCGCACCCTGTCGGTGAACAACCCGATTGCCCGTGGCCTGGGTGCCACCGACCTGAAGCCGGAAAAGTCGATCAACACCAGCCTGGGCTTCACCAGCCGCATCGGTGACCACTTCGATGTGTCGCTGGACTTCTACCAGATCGATATCGATGACCGCATTGCGCTGTCGGAAAGCATCACCGGTGATGCACTGACCGACTACGTGCAGCAGCAGTTCGGCGTGGCGGGTCTGCAGAGCGCCAGCTTCTTCGTCAATGCCGCCGACACCCGCACCCGCGGCGCGGAACTGGTGAGCAACTGGCGGCAGTCGCTGGGCGGCGGTGAGCTGGTGCTGACCGGCACCTACGCCTACAACAAGACCACGCTGAAGAACGTGCTGGCCACGCCGGCCAACCTGCTTGCACTCGACCCGGACTACGTGCTGTTTGGCCTGGAGGAAACCAACACGCTGACCGATGCCACCCCGCGTACGCGCGGTTCGCTGGCGGCGGCATGGAACAATGACCGCTGGGCGCTCAACAGCCGCTTGACCCGCTACGGCAGCGCCACGCGGGTGTTCAACTTCGGTGACGGTTACATTCCGCGCCAGACCTATGGCGCGGAATGGCAGCTGGACGCGGAAGTGGAGTTCAAGATCACCCCGCAGTGGAGCGTGGCGCTGGGTGGTCAGAACCTGACCGACAATTACTCGGACCTGTCCAACGAGGACATCTATTACTTCGGCAACCTGCCGTATGACGTGTTGTCGCCGATTGGCAGCAATGGTGCCTATTATTACGGGCGCGTGCGGTATACGTTCTGA
- the otsB gene encoding trehalose-phosphatase — protein sequence MANDFPQRPPPPLLDDACALFLDVDGTLIEFADDPEAVRLLPEVREAIGRISDRLEGAVALISGRPLEQLDTLFAPLRLPAAGLHGHELRTHPTLDPPAHDAADDSNTSTWLHAVHQQAMRFAHGHPGVLVEDKGRSLALHWRGAPHAGTEVQQFAERHIRGHSGYRLQPGDHVVEFVPVGSDKGRAIRQLMQHTPFRGRVPVFLGDDLTDEYGFDAANTLHGWSVLVGAREPSAAVFALPQIRNVHGWLRENAY from the coding sequence ATGGCCAACGACTTCCCCCAACGTCCGCCGCCGCCACTGCTGGACGATGCCTGCGCGCTGTTCCTGGACGTGGACGGCACCCTGATCGAATTTGCCGACGACCCCGAGGCAGTGCGCCTGCTGCCCGAGGTACGCGAGGCGATCGGACGCATCAGTGACCGGCTCGAAGGCGCGGTCGCGCTGATCAGCGGCCGACCGCTGGAGCAGCTGGATACGCTGTTCGCTCCGCTGCGACTGCCCGCCGCCGGCCTGCATGGCCACGAACTGCGCACCCATCCCACGCTCGATCCGCCCGCGCATGATGCGGCCGACGACAGCAACACCAGCACCTGGCTGCACGCCGTACACCAGCAGGCGATGCGCTTCGCGCACGGCCATCCTGGCGTGCTGGTGGAAGACAAGGGCCGCAGCCTGGCCCTGCACTGGCGCGGCGCGCCGCACGCCGGCACCGAGGTGCAGCAATTTGCTGAACGCCACATCCGTGGACACAGCGGCTATCGCCTGCAACCGGGCGACCATGTGGTCGAGTTCGTGCCCGTGGGCAGCGACAAGGGCCGCGCCATCCGCCAGCTGATGCAGCACACCCCGTTCCGCGGGCGCGTGCCGGTATTCCTGGGCGACGACCTCACCGACGAATATGGCTTCGATGCCGCCAACACCCTGCACGGCTGGAGCGTGCTGGTGGGTGCGCGCGAACCCAGCGCAGCGGTGTTCGCCCTGCCGCAGATCCGCAACGTGCATGGCTGGCTGCGCGAGAACGCTTACTGA
- a CDS encoding glycoside hydrolase family 15 protein, translated as MSEPNLDLGVVGNGSFGALIDRHGRVVWSCLPTFDGDPTFCALLQPNAQEGGDFAIELEDMTGSEQQYLTNTAILRTVLYDKHGGALEIIDFAPRWRNNDRFYRPVSLIRQVRPLKGSPRIIVRARPLANWGADVPDATWGSNHIRWVLPDHVLRLTTDVPLRFVRDQLPFVLNHPVHLVLGVDETLTRSISGYVQEAFQRTRDYWREWVRYLSIPLEWQDAVIRSAITLKLCQYEDSGAIIAAMTTSIPEAPGSIRNWDYRYCWLRDAAFVVRALNRLGATRTMEQFLGYIFNLATADGSLQPLYGIGFEAKLDEHEVATLDGYRGMGPVRRGNLAWVQRQHDVYGSVVLASTQLFFDQRLQDPGDTHTFARLEPLGEQAFALHDVPDAGLWEFRGRTEVHTYTSAMCWAACDRLCKIAVRLKLDERATYWRDRANVMHARILREAWSEDLGHFTDTFGGHRLDASLLLLADIGFIEADDARFVATVDAIGRDLKHGNALYRYVAPDDFGEPETSFTICTFWYIDALAAIGRLDEAREMFEMLLERRNHLGLLSEDLAFDNGEAWGNFPQTYSHVGLITAAMRLSRSWQEAS; from the coding sequence ATGAGTGAACCCAATCTTGACCTGGGCGTGGTCGGCAACGGCAGTTTCGGTGCGCTGATTGACCGCCACGGCCGCGTCGTCTGGAGCTGCCTGCCGACCTTCGACGGCGACCCTACGTTCTGCGCGCTGCTGCAGCCCAACGCCCAGGAAGGTGGCGATTTCGCCATCGAGCTGGAAGACATGACCGGCAGCGAGCAGCAGTACCTGACCAACACCGCCATTCTGCGCACCGTGCTGTATGACAAACACGGTGGCGCGCTGGAGATCATCGACTTCGCGCCACGCTGGCGAAACAACGACCGTTTCTACCGACCGGTCAGCCTGATCCGCCAGGTACGCCCGCTCAAGGGCAGCCCGCGCATCATCGTGCGCGCCCGTCCGCTGGCCAACTGGGGTGCGGACGTGCCCGACGCCACCTGGGGCAGCAACCACATCCGCTGGGTGCTGCCTGACCACGTGCTGCGCCTGACCACCGACGTGCCGCTGCGCTTCGTCCGCGACCAGCTGCCGTTCGTGCTCAACCACCCCGTGCACCTGGTGCTGGGCGTGGATGAAACCCTGACCCGCTCGATCAGCGGCTATGTGCAGGAAGCCTTCCAGCGCACCCGCGACTACTGGCGAGAATGGGTGCGTTACCTGTCCATTCCACTGGAATGGCAGGACGCGGTGATCCGCAGCGCCATCACCCTGAAACTGTGCCAGTACGAAGACAGCGGCGCGATCATCGCCGCCATGACCACCTCCATTCCGGAAGCGCCGGGCAGCATCCGCAACTGGGACTACCGCTACTGCTGGCTGCGCGATGCGGCGTTCGTGGTGCGTGCGCTCAACCGCCTGGGTGCGACCCGCACCATGGAGCAGTTCCTGGGCTACATCTTCAACCTGGCTACCGCCGACGGCAGCCTGCAGCCGCTGTACGGCATTGGCTTCGAGGCCAAGCTGGATGAACACGAAGTGGCCACGCTGGACGGCTACCGCGGCATGGGCCCGGTGCGTCGGGGCAACCTGGCCTGGGTGCAGCGCCAGCACGATGTCTACGGCAGCGTGGTGCTGGCCTCGACCCAGCTGTTCTTCGACCAGCGCCTGCAGGACCCGGGTGACACCCACACCTTCGCGCGGCTGGAACCGCTGGGCGAACAGGCGTTCGCGCTGCACGACGTGCCCGATGCCGGGCTGTGGGAGTTCCGGGGCCGCACGGAGGTGCACACCTACACCAGCGCGATGTGCTGGGCCGCGTGCGATCGCCTGTGCAAGATCGCGGTGCGCCTGAAGCTGGACGAACGCGCAACGTACTGGCGCGACCGCGCCAACGTCATGCATGCACGCATCCTGCGCGAGGCCTGGAGCGAGGACCTCGGCCATTTCACCGACACCTTCGGCGGGCATCGGCTGGATGCGTCGTTGCTGCTGCTGGCGGACATCGGCTTCATCGAGGCCGACGATGCCCGCTTCGTCGCTACCGTGGATGCCATCGGCCGCGACCTCAAGCACGGCAACGCACTGTACCGCTACGTGGCCCCGGATGACTTCGGCGAGCCGGAAACCAGCTTCACCATCTGCACGTTCTGGTACATCGATGCGCTGGCCGCAATCGGTCGCCTCGACGAGGCCCGCGAGATGTTCGAGATGCTGCTGGAGCGCCGCAATCATCTGGGCCTGCTGTCCGAAGACCTGGCCTTCGACAATGGCGAGGCCTGGGGCAACTTCCCCCAGACCTATTCGCACGTGGGCCTGATCACCGCCGCGATGCGACTGTCGCGCAGCTGGCAGGAAGCCTCATGA
- the otsA gene encoding alpha,alpha-trehalose-phosphate synthase (UDP-forming): MSRLVVVSNRVAVPGQSISGGLAVGLQAALQERGGLWFGWSGKSVKEASGAVHEQTEGDIRYVTLDLNKRDVDGYYNGFANRTLWPLLHFRLDLVDYDRATRETYRRVNALFAEKLAPLLREDDVVWIHDYHLIPLGALLRERGIGCRIGFFLHVPMPSADLLQAMPDHLRLFSSLYAYDLVGFQTQRDADRFQSYVRLFGGGQVVDGGLLQAPGGRQFRAAAFPIGIDTAQIERLARAGASKPAVRDLRNSLRDRQLAIGVDRLDYSKGLPERFLGFERYLQRHPDQRGSLTYLQIAPVSRGDVTEYRQLRSQLEQTAGHINGGYAEPDWTPLRYVNQNFAHATLTGFYRAAAVGLVTPLRDGMNLVAKEYVASQDPDDPGVLVLSLLAGAADELKQALLVNPHDLDGVADAIATAATMPLHKRKERWNAMMDHLRANDINQWRQRYLEQLEFG; encoded by the coding sequence ATGAGCCGGCTGGTGGTGGTCTCCAACCGGGTGGCGGTGCCCGGGCAATCGATCTCCGGTGGGCTGGCGGTGGGCCTGCAGGCCGCGCTGCAGGAGCGCGGTGGGCTGTGGTTCGGCTGGAGCGGCAAGTCGGTCAAGGAAGCCAGCGGTGCCGTGCATGAACAGACCGAAGGCGACATCCGCTACGTGACGCTGGACCTCAACAAGCGTGACGTGGACGGCTACTACAACGGCTTCGCCAACCGCACACTGTGGCCCCTGCTGCATTTCCGCCTGGATCTGGTGGACTACGACCGCGCCACCCGCGAGACCTATCGCCGGGTCAACGCGTTGTTTGCCGAGAAGCTGGCCCCGCTGCTGCGCGAAGACGACGTGGTGTGGATCCACGACTACCACCTGATTCCGTTAGGCGCGCTGCTGCGCGAGCGCGGCATTGGCTGCCGCATCGGCTTCTTCCTGCACGTGCCCATGCCCTCGGCCGACCTGCTGCAGGCCATGCCCGACCACCTGCGGTTGTTCTCCAGCCTCTACGCCTACGATCTGGTTGGCTTCCAGACCCAGCGCGACGCCGACCGCTTCCAGTCCTATGTGCGCCTGTTCGGCGGCGGCCAGGTGGTGGATGGCGGGCTGCTGCAGGCACCGGGCGGACGCCAGTTCCGCGCGGCGGCGTTCCCGATCGGCATCGATACCGCCCAGATCGAGCGGCTGGCCAGGGCCGGGGCCAGCAAACCGGCCGTGCGTGATCTGCGCAACAGCCTGCGCGACCGACAGTTGGCGATTGGCGTGGACCGGCTGGACTATTCTAAGGGCCTGCCCGAGCGTTTCCTGGGCTTTGAACGCTATCTGCAGCGACACCCCGACCAGCGCGGCAGCCTGACCTATCTGCAGATCGCTCCGGTCTCGCGGGGCGATGTGACCGAGTACCGGCAGCTGCGCAGCCAGCTGGAACAGACCGCCGGCCACATCAACGGGGGCTATGCCGAACCGGACTGGACGCCGTTGCGCTATGTGAACCAGAACTTCGCGCATGCCACGCTGACCGGCTTCTACCGCGCCGCCGCGGTCGGGCTGGTGACGCCGCTGCGCGATGGCATGAACCTGGTCGCCAAGGAGTACGTGGCCTCGCAGGACCCGGACGACCCCGGCGTGCTGGTGCTGTCACTGCTGGCCGGTGCCGCCGACGAGCTCAAGCAGGCGCTGCTGGTGAACCCGCACGACCTGGACGGCGTCGCCGATGCCATCGCCACGGCCGCGACCATGCCGCTGCACAAGCGCAAGGAGCGCTGGAACGCGATGATGGACCACCTGCGCGCCAACGACATCAACCAGTGGCGTCAACGCTATCTGGAACAGCTCGAATTTGGATGA
- a CDS encoding OmpA family protein: protein MSLLDPFIEDTALHMGLGHRARRLVEVLVDYIRSLPGGVEGLRQRFEQAGLGHEFPAGAPPHRLLASQFERIVGRAQLVEMARLAAFPTGMFAVVAADLLPGLIDVLEREAAEAAVAPVPARVPQVVTAPPRSLRGGALRGALWVVVAGALLCLTGWIHQKTRAPAGTMAQVAAVAAAERHQMPRLTLVVKDTGVDVRGRLPSEADRRRVWTALLAQYGQARVGGDIQRDPQTQSPRWLDRLIAVLPSLDHPGLALSFSGDAVNADLGRLPEAERVAVSDVLRRAFGHLPVTGLWDRGRVALAQLPEAHDPPQLAKALNKGIVRFEHKSPVLRADSMDTLRASALAIRAAGSQLRLEVGSHTDSLGGSDANLRLSQQRAEAVVAELRALGVPSSVLVPRGYGEDHPVADNRMEAGRERNRRIVYTVLQ from the coding sequence ATGTCATTGCTCGACCCTTTCATTGAAGACACCGCCCTGCACATGGGACTGGGCCATCGTGCACGCCGCCTGGTGGAAGTGCTGGTCGACTACATCCGCAGCCTGCCGGGGGGCGTGGAGGGACTGCGCCAGCGCTTCGAGCAGGCCGGACTGGGCCACGAGTTCCCGGCCGGTGCGCCACCGCACCGCCTGCTGGCCAGCCAGTTCGAACGCATCGTCGGGCGCGCCCAACTGGTGGAGATGGCACGGCTTGCCGCGTTTCCGACCGGCATGTTCGCGGTGGTGGCGGCCGACCTGCTGCCGGGCCTGATCGACGTGCTGGAGCGTGAGGCGGCGGAGGCGGCCGTTGCGCCTGTCCCCGCCCGGGTGCCGCAGGTGGTGACGGCACCGCCGCGTTCGCTGCGTGGCGGTGCCTTACGCGGAGCCCTGTGGGTAGTGGTGGCCGGCGCGCTGCTGTGCCTGACGGGATGGATCCACCAGAAAACCCGCGCGCCGGCCGGCACGATGGCCCAGGTCGCGGCCGTGGCCGCCGCAGAACGTCACCAGATGCCGCGCCTGACCCTGGTGGTCAAAGACACCGGCGTGGACGTGCGCGGTCGCCTGCCCAGCGAAGCGGACCGCCGCCGGGTATGGACCGCGCTGCTGGCCCAGTACGGCCAGGCCCGGGTCGGCGGGGACATCCAGCGTGATCCGCAGACCCAGTCACCGCGCTGGCTGGATCGGCTGATCGCGGTGCTGCCTTCGCTGGACCACCCGGGGCTGGCGCTGTCGTTCAGCGGCGATGCGGTGAATGCCGATCTGGGCCGCCTGCCGGAAGCGGAGCGGGTGGCGGTCTCCGATGTGCTGCGGCGGGCATTCGGGCACCTGCCGGTCACCGGCCTGTGGGACCGCGGCCGGGTGGCGCTGGCGCAGCTGCCGGAAGCGCATGACCCGCCGCAGCTGGCCAAGGCGCTGAACAAGGGGATCGTGCGGTTTGAGCATAAGTCGCCGGTGCTGCGCGCCGACAGCATGGACACACTGCGCGCCAGTGCGCTGGCGATCCGCGCCGCCGGATCGCAGCTGCGGCTGGAGGTCGGCAGCCACACCGACAGCCTGGGCGGGTCGGACGCCAACCTGCGGCTGAGCCAGCAGCGCGCCGAAGCGGTGGTCGCCGAGCTGCGCGCCCTGGGCGTGCCGTCCAGCGTGCTGGTGCCGCGAGGTTACGGAGAAGACCATCCGGTGGCCGACAACCGCATGGAAGCCGGTCGCGAGCGCAACCGGCGGATTGTGTACACCGTGTTGCAGTGA
- the pgeF gene encoding peptidoglycan editing factor PgeF translates to MQPTVPVLPADWPAPPGVRAVTTLRYGAGGSLPPFDQFNMGNRYAADGDDPAQVQRNRDLLVPGLALPSAPHWLRQVHGTGVLRFDAPPTAQGVDVEPTADAAVTSVPGVVLAILTADCLPVAFAARDGSEVGAAHAGWRGLADGMLEATVAAMRTPASGLQAWLGPAAGPAHYEVGEDVYRAFVDIDEGAVSAFDATRPGHWKVDLYALARRRLQAAGLEADAISGGQYCSIAEPQRFYSHRRDRRTGRMATLVWMAP, encoded by the coding sequence ATGCAGCCCACGGTTCCGGTACTGCCGGCCGACTGGCCCGCGCCCCCCGGGGTGCGGGCGGTCACCACGCTGCGCTACGGCGCAGGCGGTTCGCTGCCACCGTTCGACCAGTTCAACATGGGCAACCGCTACGCCGCCGATGGGGATGACCCGGCGCAGGTGCAGCGCAACCGCGACCTGCTGGTGCCCGGCCTGGCGTTGCCGTCCGCCCCGCACTGGCTACGCCAGGTGCACGGCACGGGGGTGCTGCGTTTCGATGCCCCGCCCACTGCGCAGGGCGTGGACGTGGAGCCCACCGCCGATGCCGCGGTGACCTCGGTGCCGGGCGTGGTGCTGGCGATCCTGACCGCCGACTGCCTGCCGGTGGCGTTTGCCGCACGCGATGGCAGCGAGGTCGGCGCGGCCCATGCCGGTTGGCGCGGGCTGGCCGACGGCATGCTGGAGGCCACCGTGGCGGCGATGCGCACGCCGGCGTCGGGACTGCAGGCGTGGCTGGGGCCGGCTGCCGGGCCCGCGCATTACGAGGTGGGTGAGGATGTGTATCGCGCGTTCGTGGATATCGACGAAGGGGCGGTGAGTGCGTTTGACGCCACCCGTCCTGGGCACTGGAAGGTCGATCTGTACGCGCTGGCGCGCCGGCGGCTGCAGGCGGCGGGGCTGGAGGCCGACGCGATCAGTGGCGGTCAGTACTGCAGCATTGCCGAACCGCAGCGGTTCTATTCGCACCGGCGTGACCGGCGCACCGGGCGGATGGCCACGTTGGTGTGGATGGCCCCGTAA
- the rluD gene encoding 23S rRNA pseudouridine(1911/1915/1917) synthase RluD encodes MSENLETESESPRQAIVPDSAAGRRFDAVLAELFPEFSRSKLSEWIKSGDVLLNGEPARGRDPVRGGEVASLTVVLDTQTHAEPEDIPLDILYEDEHVFVINKPVGLVVHPGAGNPSGTLVNALLFRDPGLAVLPRAGIVHRLDKDTSGVMVVARTLQAQTALIEQLAARDVHRQYVAVVVGALVSGGTADAPIERHPRDRIRMAVREDGKEAVTHYRLRERFRAHTALECRLETGRTHQIRVHMAHLKHAIVGDPLYGGALKLPKGASDELVAQLRGFKRQALHAETLEFAHPITGEPVRNSAPLPADMVALLDALRDDTRHHAELERGRR; translated from the coding sequence ATGTCTGAAAACCTCGAAACTGAATCCGAATCGCCCCGTCAGGCGATCGTCCCCGACAGCGCAGCCGGTCGTCGCTTTGACGCCGTACTGGCCGAATTGTTCCCCGAGTTCTCGCGCTCCAAGCTGAGCGAGTGGATCAAATCCGGTGATGTCCTGCTGAACGGCGAGCCGGCGCGCGGGCGCGACCCGGTGCGCGGCGGCGAGGTGGCCAGCCTGACCGTGGTGCTGGACACCCAGACCCACGCCGAGCCGGAAGACATCCCGCTGGACATCCTGTACGAGGACGAGCACGTCTTCGTGATCAACAAGCCGGTGGGTCTGGTGGTGCACCCGGGTGCGGGCAATCCGTCCGGCACCCTGGTCAATGCGCTGCTGTTCCGCGACCCGGGCCTGGCCGTGCTGCCGCGCGCGGGCATCGTGCACCGCCTGGACAAGGACACCAGCGGGGTCATGGTGGTGGCGCGCACCCTGCAGGCGCAGACCGCGCTGATCGAGCAGCTGGCGGCCCGCGACGTGCACCGCCAGTACGTGGCGGTGGTGGTCGGCGCGCTGGTGTCGGGCGGTACCGCCGATGCGCCGATCGAGCGCCACCCGCGCGACCGCATCCGCATGGCGGTGCGTGAGGACGGCAAGGAGGCGGTCACCCACTATCGTCTGCGTGAGCGTTTCCGCGCGCACACCGCGCTGGAATGCCGCCTGGAAACCGGGCGCACGCACCAGATCCGCGTGCACATGGCACACCTGAAGCACGCCATCGTCGGCGACCCGCTGTACGGCGGTGCGCTGAAGCTGCCGAAGGGAGCCAGCGACGAGCTGGTGGCCCAGCTGCGCGGCTTCAAGCGCCAGGCGCTGCATGCGGAAACCCTGGAGTTCGCCCACCCGATCACCGGTGAGCCGGTGCGCAACAGCGCGCCGCTGCCGGCCGACATGGTGGCGCTGCTGGACGCGCTGCGCGACGACACCCGCCACCACGCCGAACTGGAACGCGGGCGGCGCTGA
- a CDS encoding outer membrane protein assembly factor BamD, with protein MIRRSSLLSAPVRTAALLVVLALVSTGCHRGAKGDNPDEGTPVETLYDKSHGLMQKGNWSGAETSFRRLVAQYPYGPYTEQAMIETAYAQYKAGKHEDAVSSIDRFIRTYPTHRNIAYMYYLRGLSNSNRNTVFLRRVWSLDPSRRDLSTPRQAYADFNIVVERYPNSRYAADARSRMLVLRDVFAQHELDNALYYLRREAYVSAAGRANYLLETYPQSAFQYDAVAALGEAYTHLGNKTLADDARRVLELNQPNHPWLQGDWPKYPWMIRKLNPFAGEKSASTGQRNAQMERK; from the coding sequence ATGATCCGACGCTCGTCCCTGCTGTCCGCGCCCGTCCGTACCGCCGCCCTGCTGGTGGTCCTGGCCCTCGTTTCCACCGGCTGCCACCGTGGTGCCAAGGGCGACAACCCGGATGAAGGCACGCCCGTCGAAACCCTGTACGACAAGAGCCACGGCCTGATGCAGAAGGGCAACTGGAGCGGGGCTGAAACCTCCTTCCGCCGCCTGGTGGCCCAGTACCCGTACGGCCCGTACACCGAGCAGGCGATGATCGAAACCGCCTATGCCCAGTACAAGGCCGGCAAGCACGAAGACGCGGTGTCCAGCATCGACCGCTTCATCCGTACCTACCCGACCCACCGCAACATCGCGTACATGTACTACCTGCGCGGCCTGTCCAACAGCAACCGCAATACGGTCTTCCTGCGCCGCGTATGGTCGCTGGACCCGAGCCGCCGCGATCTTTCGACCCCGCGCCAGGCCTACGCCGACTTCAATATCGTGGTCGAGCGCTACCCGAACAGCCGTTACGCCGCCGACGCCCGCAGCCGCATGCTGGTGCTGCGCGACGTGTTCGCCCAGCACGAGCTGGACAACGCCCTGTACTACCTGCGCCGCGAGGCCTACGTGTCCGCCGCCGGCCGCGCCAACTACCTGCTGGAAACCTACCCGCAGAGCGCCTTCCAGTACGACGCCGTGGCCGCACTGGGCGAGGCCTACACCCACCTGGGCAACAAGACCCTGGCCGACGACGCCCGTCGCGTGCTTGAGCTGAACCAGCCCAACCACCCCTGGCTGCAGGGCGACTGGCCGAAGTACCCGTGGATGATCCGCAAGCTGAACCCGTTCGCCGGCGAGAAGTCCGCCAGCACCGGCCAGCGCAACGCGCAGATGGAACGGAAGTAA